The genomic segment GCATGTCATATGAGGTTCGTCTGGTTCCATATTTGCCTTAGCTTAATATTGTTGAGCCGTTACCAGTATTTTGAATGTTATGCTCCCAATAGATATTTTAACATCCACACGATGCTACAGGAATTACTGGAACTCAGTGACAGTATTGGCTATGTGAACACTGGTCTCAGAGAAGATGAGATAACTCACTGTCTGAGGAGTAGTAAGCTCGCAATGTTGACTGATTTCACCTCACATTTTCCcacagaaatagaaaaaaattgcaGCATATGCCAGGTTAGCCTTATGACTCTGGTACTGTGTATAAACATGTCTTTCCTTGTTTTCAACAGCTTGTATTATTTAATTgctcattttttattttaaagtataaAAAATATAGTGAAAAGAGAATTTGATCCGACACAGACTGTGGTTAGGTTACAAAGATCTACATGGATGGACACTAGGTTCGTAGGGCTAAAacttttgttctctctttccAATCGCCTCTTTATTTAGTTTTGACATATTGGGATAAATATGGTATTAAAATTTTCCTATCTATTAAATCATATTAAAACATATCATAATACTAATAATATCACatctgttttttaaaatattatttgatttcTAACACACTTTAATGAATTTATAAACTAGGAGGAATACAAAAATGGATGATGAGACAGGGAACCTGAACTGTGGACACTCCTTCCATATGGATTGCATAAAGCAGTGGTTGATGCAGAAAAATACTTGTCCCATCTGTAAAACGGCAGCCGTTTCTCAAATCTAAGCCGTCACACTCGGCAGCTCTCAGAAATTCTGCCGCTGCTTTGTTTACTATGTACAGATTTCAAGAACTGCAAtatagattttttttctttgattGTGGGATTTCTGAATCTTTGTTACTAAATTTGATATGACATTTTGTTGGTTGAAAATGAACCTTTAATTCAATGGAAAATGTTCTCTTTAatcaaatttatttgaaaagttCCTCAAGTCAAGATTGGCAATATAAATGCACTTTCAAACTGTtgcttctctctctctctctctctctctttttttttttactgaagTGTggagtattttatttattttccgtTCGAAGAATGGTTTCTTACTTTTAAAAGGCTGTGCCAAATCTCAAAACAGCGACAACTTTGGCACACACGGTGCCGTGAATCGGGTAATGCCTGCTACATTCTTCAATCTTCCCGAAAATATTACACAAGTACCGTGTGAATATCCATTGTACGGTATGTTTGCTCCAGCCGTTGTGATCTTAGGCTGATGCATGATCCAAAAGTTAAAGCTTGCAGTGGATAAATATACTTTAGGTGAAGTTAACATGCCATTAATTACATGCGAAAATTTAAGGAAAGTAGGGAGGGTTTGGTACAAAGAGACTCAagaattttaaactttaaataaattgaATCACGGTGGCCATTCGGTCACATACAATTTCAATGGTGGCGGGTAAAATCAGTTATACCATAATTTAAACACCAAGAGAAACTAAGAAAATTGGGAGTCTCCTTAATTTGTACACAAAGGAACGtagattatgatttatgagcAGAAAGGTTAAAATTTCTCACAGGTGAAGGAGGTCTGATATCTGGTTCCAGTCCATAAACCAGTGCCTTTTATCGGATGGAACCGCAAAATTCAACTCAAACATTTCTTTTGACATATTTCCACCTTCATGGAATCCCACAAGCTTTGCAACAATCTCACAACTCTCTTGCACATGCTTAACATCATACGGATTCGTCCAGAGCTTGTTTATAAACTGCATCTTTCGTTGTTTCCCCTCCAATGGTACATCCCATTTCATGTACAAGGCCTCTCTTTCCTCGGTCGTCAAACGTGTTGTAAGCCGTTTTGCAAGAAACTCTCTTTCACGCTTCAACGCTCGGATGCTGAATCACATAGTAGATAATTTGAAATCAGAGGCTTTTAACTTGatgatcaataaaaaaaaaatctttttcaGGATAGAGAATGACGAACCTTGATGATAAAGAGATAGTAGGTTCGTTTCCCACACGAGCAGGACTTGCACTTCCAAGTTTGTTTAGGTGTTGCTGCAGCCATGTCAAGCGTCTCAGCTCCACTTCGATGTATATCTGATCAGCATGATCCCCTTTGAATAGCAGATAAAATTGTGTCCTGTGAATGATTGACACATGGCAAACATCCCACAACTCGATAATCTGCTGCCTCTGTTCAATAAAAGTTGTATGCCATGATGCAGGGGACTCCTGTATCTCAGGAAGAATCTCACCATCATCCAAATTGTGTCCAGCAGCTTCGTTAGCCTCGAGCTCGAGCACCTAAAGGCATAGGAAGTTAACATTGGAAAAtcaaaaataaatgaaaaatgtGGAACAGATACTGAGATTCTCCTTATATGCACTTGGTGCATGCAAAGAAAAGAAACTCCCTGCACACACGTCTAGGTTTTCAGTGTAATCTCATGGTTTAAGAATAATCTATTGATGCTGAAATAAGAAGTTGATAGAGAATAAATTAGCTTGCCTGGCATACAAGAAGCTGTTTTTGGTATTGCAGCTTGGCAACCCGCTCTTTAAGTTCTGTCACATAAGTTTTTATGCTTCTAACATTCTCTTCTGCCGCATTTTGAAACATccttttcatttttctcatgttGACAGAACTTGAACGTCGATACGGAGTGTTTTCTTTTGAGGAGACATCTCCACTTTCACTCTTTGCGGGGGTATCTTTTTCAGAAACTGGTTGAATTTCATTAGACACTGTATCATCCAATTCTGGAGCCTGATTTTCTGTCTCGCCGTTCAATACTTGTCTCGAAACTGATAAAGGTGAACATGgagattttatgaaattttgccTGTTGAGACTGTTACTTGAAACTAAAGGAAGTAACCTTTTCTTTTTAGAAACACTCTTTGATTTTGGAGTTTCGTCCTTGGCCGGCTGTTCATTATTGGTTGGTAGTGACATAACTAATTTGTCTATAGACTTCTGAACATTTTCCAGTTTCTCTTCAAGATCTGCAATGGTGCTTCCTTGAGAGTGGAGTCGAGTTATCTCTTCCTTCAGGTTTGCACCAACACTCTTGTTAACTGTGACAACACTTTCAATTTCAAGTTCTTTTGGAGCTGGCCGAATGGCACGCATTTCTCTTATTTCTGCTTGCAGCTTAGCAATAGTCTCTGCTGCATCTTGGTTACCATGTCTATGACATGCTACCTCCTTCTGTAGTACCTCAAGAGCTCGATTGGCCTCATCACCTAACTGCTCCTGAAGCTGTTCAAGTTTCCGAATTTCATGCATCAGTGTAAAAGGAGCTGTTGATGATTGCCTCATCGTCCGCAGTCCCAGTGTATTGCTTACTCCCACTGTATTACTTATTCTTTTGTGGTGTCCAAACTCACTTCCATCAAGTTTTGGTAATGAAGTTGCTGAAAAAGACAGACACTTCCTTGCAACAGGGCTATGTGATTCAGAAGGTTTGTGTACCTGAATTACATAGAAAAATACGAGTTTTTTGACTTCAGAGAAagccataaaacatttaatttagagagttattattataagaaaatatagtAAAATGGTTTTTGATGATCAAGATGCATGAAATAAATGAGGGGAGAGTTAAAATGAGACAAAATTAGATACCTGTTCCTCATTCAGTTTTCTACTCAACTCATCCACCTGAGACTGTGCTAGATCTCTTTGTCGCTTTAGTTCCTCCATTTCCTTCTCCATCTAAAGCATAATgttaaaatacaataaaacctTAAGGccattctttttt from the Primulina tabacum isolate GXHZ01 chromosome 8, ASM2559414v2, whole genome shotgun sequence genome contains:
- the LOC142553214 gene encoding kinesin-like protein NACK1; its protein translation is MTVRTPSTPAAKIDRSLAATPGGQKSREDKILVTVRLRPLNKREQSSKDQIAWECSDDNSVVYKPSPHERGAQPTSFTFDKVFGADCSTESVYEDGVKTVALSALMGINATIFAYGQTSSGKTYTMKGIKEKAVNDIYMHIVNNPERDFRVKISGLEIYNENVRDLLNSESGRNLKLLDDPERGTLVEKLVEETAKDDQHLRQLIGVCDAQRQVGETALNDTSSRSHQIIRLTIESTLRESSDHVRSYVAILNFVDLAGSERASQTNAEGARLREGCHINLSLMTLTTVIRKLSVGKRGGHIPYRDSKLTRILQHSLGGNARTAIICTLSPASSHVEQSRNTLLFAIRAKEVTNNAQVNMVVSDKQLVKHLQKEVARLEAELRAPDPYNEKDLKIIQMEKEMEELKRQRDLAQSQVDELSRKLNEEQVHKPSESHSPVARKCLSFSATSLPKLDGSEFGHHKRISNTVGVSNTLGLRTMRQSSTAPFTLMHEIRKLEQLQEQLGDEANRALEVLQKEVACHRHGNQDAAETIAKLQAEIREMRAIRPAPKELEIESVVTVNKSVGANLKEEITRLHSQGSTIADLEEKLENVQKSIDKLVMSLPTNNEQPAKDETPKSKSVSKKKRLLPLVSSNSLNRQNFIKSPCSPLSVSRQVLNGETENQAPELDDTVSNEIQPVSEKDTPAKSESGDVSSKENTPYRRSSSVNMRKMKRMFQNAAEENVRSIKTYVTELKERVAKLQYQKQLLVCQVLELEANEAAGHNLDDGEILPEIQESPASWHTTFIEQRQQIIELWDVCHVSIIHRTQFYLLFKGDHADQIYIEVELRRLTWLQQHLNKLGSASPARVGNEPTISLSSSIRALKREREFLAKRLTTRLTTEEREALYMKWDVPLEGKQRKMQFINKLWTNPYDVKHVQESCEIVAKLVGFHEGGNMSKEMFELNFAVPSDKRHWFMDWNQISDLLHL